One genomic region from Mangifera indica cultivar Alphonso chromosome 17, CATAS_Mindica_2.1, whole genome shotgun sequence encodes:
- the LOC123200427 gene encoding CBL-interacting serine/threonine-protein kinase 24-like isoform X1, producing the protein MMKGTRTVGKYEVGRTIGEGTFAKVKFARNRETGESVAMKVLVKSAILKRKMVDQIKREISIMKIVRHPNIVRLHEVLASRTKIYIILEFVTGGELLDKIFRQGRLSENDCRRCFQQLIDAVAHCHSKGVYHRDLKPENLLLDLYGNLKVSDFGLSAMPQQGVELLHTTCGTPNYVAPEVLGHKGYNGAAADVWSCGVILFVLMAGYLPFEETNLPSLYNKINAAEFSCPVWFSSGAKSLIHKILDPNPRTRIQIEGIRKDPWFQKNYLPIKHREEEVNLDDVCAVFDDIEEGYVAEQSKNKEGGPLAMNAFEMITLSRGLNLAALFDRRQDYVKQQTRFVSRQPANVIISNIEAVAESMSLKVHSRNYKIRLEGISAGKVGQFAVALEVFEVAPSLFMVDVRKAAGDAVEYHKFYKNLCSKLENIIWKPEGSTLHRTETC; encoded by the exons ATGATGAAAGGAACGAGGACGGTGGGGAAGTATGAAGTTGGAAGAACAATTGGCGAAGGAACCTTCGCCAAGGTTAAGTTTGCGCGGAACAGAGAGACAGGGGAAAGTGTAGCCATGAAAGTTTTGGTTAAAAGTGCTATTCTGAAGCGTAAAATGGTTGATCAG ATTAAGAGAGAGATATCCATTATGAAGATTGTCAGGCACCCAAATATAGTTAGGTTGCATGAG GTTTTGGCAAGCCGaacaaagatatatattatcCTTGAATTTGTGACAGGAGGAGAGCTCTTagataaaatt TTTCGCCAAGGAAGACTTTCTGAGAATGATTGTAGGCGATGTTTTCAACAGCTTATAGATGCAGTTGCTCATTGTCACAGTAAGGGCGTGTACCACAGAGACCTAAAG CCTGAAAATCTTCTTCTTGATTTGTATGGAAATTTGAAGGTTTCTGACTTTGGGTTGAGTGCAATGCCCCAGCAA GGGGTTGAACTTCTTCACACCACTTGTGGAACCCCAAATTATGTTGCCCCTGAG GTCCTTGGCCACAAAGGTTATAATGGTGCTGCAGCTGATGTGTGGTCATGTGGAGTAATACTCTTTGTTCTGATGGCTGGATATCTTCCATTTGAAGAGACAAACCTTCCGTCCTTGTACAATAAG ATAAATGCTGCCGAGTTTTCTTGCCCAGTTTGGTTTTCATCTGGGGCAAAGTCATTGATTCATAAGATACTTGATCCAAATCCCAGAACT CGTATTCAGATTGAAGGAATTAGAAAAGATCCATGGTTTCAGAAAAACTATTTGCCTATTAAACatagagaagaagaagtgaATTTGGATGATGTCTGTGCTGTTTTTGATGACATTGAG GAAGGTTATGTAGCTGAGCAGTCCAAAAATAAAGAGGGGGGTCCTCTGGCAATGAATGCATTCGAGATGATTACACTATCCCGGGGGTTGAATCTAGCTGCATTGTTTGACAGACGACAG GATTATGTTAAACAGCAAACTCGTTTTGTATCTCGCCAACCAGCAAATGTTATAATTTCAAACATTGAAGCTGTTGCAGAATCTATGAGTCTCAAGGTTCATTCACGTAATTACAAG ATAAGACTAGAAGGAATTTCCGCTGGTAAAGTTGGACAATTTGCAGTTGCCCTGGAG GTTTTTGAAGTTGCACCATCCCTTTTCATGGTTGATGTTCGAAAGGCTGCAGGAGATGCCGTTGAATATCACAAG TTCTACAAGAATTTATGTTCTAAACTAGAAAATATCATTTGGAAACCAGAGGGTTCCACTCTGCATAGAACAGAGACTTGTTGA
- the LOC123200427 gene encoding CBL-interacting serine/threonine-protein kinase 24-like isoform X2 has protein sequence MMKGTRTVGKYEVGRTIGEGTFAKVKFARNRETGESVAMKVLVKSAILKRKMVDQVLASRTKIYIILEFVTGGELLDKIFRQGRLSENDCRRCFQQLIDAVAHCHSKGVYHRDLKPENLLLDLYGNLKVSDFGLSAMPQQGVELLHTTCGTPNYVAPEVLGHKGYNGAAADVWSCGVILFVLMAGYLPFEETNLPSLYNKINAAEFSCPVWFSSGAKSLIHKILDPNPRTRIQIEGIRKDPWFQKNYLPIKHREEEVNLDDVCAVFDDIEEGYVAEQSKNKEGGPLAMNAFEMITLSRGLNLAALFDRRQDYVKQQTRFVSRQPANVIISNIEAVAESMSLKVHSRNYKIRLEGISAGKVGQFAVALEVFEVAPSLFMVDVRKAAGDAVEYHKFYKNLCSKLENIIWKPEGSTLHRTETC, from the exons ATGATGAAAGGAACGAGGACGGTGGGGAAGTATGAAGTTGGAAGAACAATTGGCGAAGGAACCTTCGCCAAGGTTAAGTTTGCGCGGAACAGAGAGACAGGGGAAAGTGTAGCCATGAAAGTTTTGGTTAAAAGTGCTATTCTGAAGCGTAAAATGGTTGATCAG GTTTTGGCAAGCCGaacaaagatatatattatcCTTGAATTTGTGACAGGAGGAGAGCTCTTagataaaatt TTTCGCCAAGGAAGACTTTCTGAGAATGATTGTAGGCGATGTTTTCAACAGCTTATAGATGCAGTTGCTCATTGTCACAGTAAGGGCGTGTACCACAGAGACCTAAAG CCTGAAAATCTTCTTCTTGATTTGTATGGAAATTTGAAGGTTTCTGACTTTGGGTTGAGTGCAATGCCCCAGCAA GGGGTTGAACTTCTTCACACCACTTGTGGAACCCCAAATTATGTTGCCCCTGAG GTCCTTGGCCACAAAGGTTATAATGGTGCTGCAGCTGATGTGTGGTCATGTGGAGTAATACTCTTTGTTCTGATGGCTGGATATCTTCCATTTGAAGAGACAAACCTTCCGTCCTTGTACAATAAG ATAAATGCTGCCGAGTTTTCTTGCCCAGTTTGGTTTTCATCTGGGGCAAAGTCATTGATTCATAAGATACTTGATCCAAATCCCAGAACT CGTATTCAGATTGAAGGAATTAGAAAAGATCCATGGTTTCAGAAAAACTATTTGCCTATTAAACatagagaagaagaagtgaATTTGGATGATGTCTGTGCTGTTTTTGATGACATTGAG GAAGGTTATGTAGCTGAGCAGTCCAAAAATAAAGAGGGGGGTCCTCTGGCAATGAATGCATTCGAGATGATTACACTATCCCGGGGGTTGAATCTAGCTGCATTGTTTGACAGACGACAG GATTATGTTAAACAGCAAACTCGTTTTGTATCTCGCCAACCAGCAAATGTTATAATTTCAAACATTGAAGCTGTTGCAGAATCTATGAGTCTCAAGGTTCATTCACGTAATTACAAG ATAAGACTAGAAGGAATTTCCGCTGGTAAAGTTGGACAATTTGCAGTTGCCCTGGAG GTTTTTGAAGTTGCACCATCCCTTTTCATGGTTGATGTTCGAAAGGCTGCAGGAGATGCCGTTGAATATCACAAG TTCTACAAGAATTTATGTTCTAAACTAGAAAATATCATTTGGAAACCAGAGGGTTCCACTCTGCATAGAACAGAGACTTGTTGA
- the LOC123200427 gene encoding CBL-interacting serine/threonine-protein kinase 24-like isoform X3, with translation MKIVRHPNIVRLHEVLASRTKIYIILEFVTGGELLDKIFRQGRLSENDCRRCFQQLIDAVAHCHSKGVYHRDLKPENLLLDLYGNLKVSDFGLSAMPQQGVELLHTTCGTPNYVAPEVLGHKGYNGAAADVWSCGVILFVLMAGYLPFEETNLPSLYNKINAAEFSCPVWFSSGAKSLIHKILDPNPRTRIQIEGIRKDPWFQKNYLPIKHREEEVNLDDVCAVFDDIEEGYVAEQSKNKEGGPLAMNAFEMITLSRGLNLAALFDRRQDYVKQQTRFVSRQPANVIISNIEAVAESMSLKVHSRNYKIRLEGISAGKVGQFAVALEVFEVAPSLFMVDVRKAAGDAVEYHKFYKNLCSKLENIIWKPEGSTLHRTETC, from the exons ATGAAGATTGTCAGGCACCCAAATATAGTTAGGTTGCATGAG GTTTTGGCAAGCCGaacaaagatatatattatcCTTGAATTTGTGACAGGAGGAGAGCTCTTagataaaatt TTTCGCCAAGGAAGACTTTCTGAGAATGATTGTAGGCGATGTTTTCAACAGCTTATAGATGCAGTTGCTCATTGTCACAGTAAGGGCGTGTACCACAGAGACCTAAAG CCTGAAAATCTTCTTCTTGATTTGTATGGAAATTTGAAGGTTTCTGACTTTGGGTTGAGTGCAATGCCCCAGCAA GGGGTTGAACTTCTTCACACCACTTGTGGAACCCCAAATTATGTTGCCCCTGAG GTCCTTGGCCACAAAGGTTATAATGGTGCTGCAGCTGATGTGTGGTCATGTGGAGTAATACTCTTTGTTCTGATGGCTGGATATCTTCCATTTGAAGAGACAAACCTTCCGTCCTTGTACAATAAG ATAAATGCTGCCGAGTTTTCTTGCCCAGTTTGGTTTTCATCTGGGGCAAAGTCATTGATTCATAAGATACTTGATCCAAATCCCAGAACT CGTATTCAGATTGAAGGAATTAGAAAAGATCCATGGTTTCAGAAAAACTATTTGCCTATTAAACatagagaagaagaagtgaATTTGGATGATGTCTGTGCTGTTTTTGATGACATTGAG GAAGGTTATGTAGCTGAGCAGTCCAAAAATAAAGAGGGGGGTCCTCTGGCAATGAATGCATTCGAGATGATTACACTATCCCGGGGGTTGAATCTAGCTGCATTGTTTGACAGACGACAG GATTATGTTAAACAGCAAACTCGTTTTGTATCTCGCCAACCAGCAAATGTTATAATTTCAAACATTGAAGCTGTTGCAGAATCTATGAGTCTCAAGGTTCATTCACGTAATTACAAG ATAAGACTAGAAGGAATTTCCGCTGGTAAAGTTGGACAATTTGCAGTTGCCCTGGAG GTTTTTGAAGTTGCACCATCCCTTTTCATGGTTGATGTTCGAAAGGCTGCAGGAGATGCCGTTGAATATCACAAG TTCTACAAGAATTTATGTTCTAAACTAGAAAATATCATTTGGAAACCAGAGGGTTCCACTCTGCATAGAACAGAGACTTGTTGA
- the LOC123200426 gene encoding EIN3-binding F-box protein 1-like, translating into MPALVNYSGDDEFRSGGCLFSIGSYVDAYCPPRKRSRISAQFGFSESLFELENQPSLDVLPDECLFEIFRRLPGGKERSSAACVSKRWLMLLSSIRKADICQSKNNDLMLQDKEGAASVSNDVEMTPSNEEDDGFLSRCLEGKKATDMRLAAIAVGTSGHGGLGKLSIRASNNIRGVTNFGLSAIARGCPSLRSLSLWNVPSVGDEGLLEIAKECHLLEKLELCQCPSITNKALIEIAQSCPNLTTLILESCSKIGNEGLQAIGKFCSNLQNISIKDCPLVGDQGISTVLSSASSVLTRVKLQALKITDFSLAVIGYYGKAVTNLVLSGLQHVSEKGFWVMGNAQGLQKLVSLTITSCGGITDVSLEAIGKGCINLKLMCLRRCFFVSDNGLVAFAKAAGSLESLQLEECNRLSQSGITGVLSDCATKLKSLTLVKCMGIKEMEMEILMPIPCNSLRSLSIRNCSGFGNASLAMLGKLCPQLQHLDLSGLCGITDIGILPLLEGCEAGLVKVNLSGCLNLTDEVVSALARLHGETLELLSLDGCRKITDESLVAIAENCMFLSDLDVSKCAITDSGIAVLSHTEKLNLQVLSLSGCSEVSNKSMPSLKKLGKTLVGLNLQNCNSISSSIVAQLLEGLWRCDILS; encoded by the exons ATGCCTGCTCTTGTTAACTACAGTG GAGATGATGAATTCCGTTCTGGAGGCTGTTTGTTCTCTATTGGTTCTTACGTGGATGCGTACTGCCCTCCTCGTAAAAGGTCTCGCATCAGTGCTCAATTTGGGTTCAGTGAAAGTCTGTTTGAGTTGGAAAATCAACCTTCACTTGATGTTCTTCCTGATGAATGCCTTTTTGAGATCTTTAGACGCCTTCCTGGTGGTAAAGAAAGGAGTTCCGCTGCTTGTGTGTCCAAGCGATGGCTTATGTTATTGAGCAGTATCCGCAAGGCTGACATTTGTCAGAGCAAAAACAATGATTTGATGTTGCAAGACAAGGAGGGAGCTGCTTCTGTTTCTAATGATGTTGAAATGACCCCCTCTAATGAAGAGGACGATGGGTTTCTTTCTAGATGCTTGGAGGGAAAGAAAGCTACGGATATGAGACTTGCTGCAATTGCTGTTGGAACAAGTGGCCATGGGGGGCTCGGAAAGCTTTCAATCCGGGCAAGCAACAATATTCGTGGTGTCACCAACTTTGGTTTATCAGCAATTGCCCGTGGCTGCCCGTCTCTCAGATCTCTTTCCTTGTGGAATGTTCCATCTGTTGGGGATGAAGGCCTTTTAGAGATAGCGAAAGAATGCCACTTGTTGGAAAAGCTTGAACTTTGCCAATGCCCTTCAATTACCAACAAGGCTTTGATTGAAATTGCGCAGAGTTGCCCAAATTTGACTACTCTGATCCTTGAATCTTGTTCAAAGATTGGCAATGAGGGTCTTCAAGCTATTGGGAAGTTTTGCTCCAATCTACAAAACATCTCGATCAAGGACTGTCCTCTCGTTGGGGATCAAGGAATATCTACTGTGTTGTCCTCAGCTTCTTCTGTCCTCACGAGAGTAAAGCTTCAGGCCTTGAAAATCACAGATTTTTCTCTGGCTGTCATTGGGTACTATGGCAAGGCTGTTACTAATCTTGTCCTCAGTGGTCTGCAACATGTGAGTGAGAAGGGCTTTTGGGTAATGGGCAATGCTCAAGGTTTGCAGAAATTGGTTTCTTTGACTATTACTTCCTGTGGGGGCATAACAGATGTGAGTCTTGAAGCCATAGGAAAGGGCTGTATAAACCTGAAGCTGATGTGCCTCCGTAGGTGCTTTTTTGTCTCAGACAATGGATTGGTAGCTTTTGCTAAGGCTGCAGGATCTCTTGAGAGCCTTCAATTGGAGGAGTGTAACAGGCTTAGCCAATCAGGTATAACAGGTGTCCTATCCGACTGTGCAACAAAGCTGAAGTCACTTACCCTGGTGAAGTGCATGGGAATTAAggaaatggaaatggaaatcCTTATGCCCATTCCTTGCAATTCTCTGCGATCTTTATCTATACGAAACTGCTCAGGATTTGGAAATGCTAGCCTTGCCATGCTGGGGAAATTGTGCCCTCAGCTTCAGCATCTAGACCTTAGTGGACTATGTGGCATAACAGATATCGGGATTCTCCCCCTCCTGGAGGGCTGTGAAGCAGGGCTTGTTAAGGTGAATCTTAGCGGGTGCTTGAATTTGACAGATGAAGTAGTTTCAGCCTTGGCCAGGCTACATGGTGAAACTCTCGAATTATTGTCTCTTGATGGTTGCAGGAAGATTACAGATGAAAGTTTGGTGGCAATAGCAGAAAACTGCATGTTTCTCAGTGATCTAGATGTGTCGAAGTGTGCAATCACCGACTCTGGAATTGCCGTCCTTTCTCATACTGAGAAGCTCAATTTGCAAGTCCTTTCCTTGTCAGGTTGCTCTGAAGTATCAAACAAGAGCATGCCTTCCCTGAAGAAATTGGGCAAGACTCTAGTGGGATTGAATCTCCAGAACTGCAACTCTATTAGCAGCAGCATTGTTGCACAACTTCTGGAAGGTTTGTGGAGATGCGATATCCTCTCCTAA